One segment of Thermus tengchongensis DNA contains the following:
- a CDS encoding AMP-binding protein — protein MTQTLYWERPWLRFYPPGTPSEVETPAGNVGQKIREAFEGRSREVALLYYGRAYRYGELLEAIQRFAGGLKALGLAPGDRVGLYLANSPQFVIAYLGILWAGGVVVPVSPLYTSHELRHQLLDSGARFLVVQDALLENAARTGVALEATVVASLKEALPTWQRLLVRGLPLPKGPGIHPFADLLRSAPLPVPEPRGEEDLAALPYTGGTTGLPKGVEITHGNILAAHRMIQSLNPLGRESTIMAFLPFYHIYGQVVLLLGGLLSGARLVVFSTPDPDWILEAMVRYRATHFFGVPSLYEVLRDHPKAHWVDWRRLEVVVSGADTLHEATVEAFKRRTGREIAEGYGMTETTSVSHINPRDRIKRGSFGIPLPGIRALVVDPETLEPVPVGEVGELALAGPNVTRGYWRREDENARSFFSQGGLRFFRTGDLVRMDEEGYFHFYDRAKDMIKYKGRPVFPREIEEALRAHPLVKAAGVVGVPDPKVGAYPKAYVVLETEARGKVTEEDLLAFLKERLAPYKLPKEIEFRGELPKTDVGKVSRRELREEVQGGSAAG, from the coding sequence GTGACCCAGACCCTCTACTGGGAGCGCCCTTGGCTGCGCTTCTACCCCCCGGGAACCCCCTCCGAGGTGGAAACCCCTGCGGGCAACGTGGGCCAGAAAATAAGGGAGGCTTTTGAGGGGAGGAGCCGTGAGGTGGCCCTCCTCTACTACGGTAGGGCCTACCGCTATGGGGAGCTCTTGGAGGCCATCCAGCGCTTCGCCGGCGGCCTCAAGGCCCTGGGTCTGGCCCCCGGGGACCGGGTGGGGCTCTACCTGGCCAACAGCCCCCAGTTCGTCATCGCCTACCTGGGCATCCTCTGGGCCGGGGGGGTGGTGGTGCCCGTGAGCCCCCTCTACACCTCCCACGAGCTTCGCCACCAGCTCCTGGACTCGGGGGCCCGCTTCCTGGTGGTCCAGGACGCCCTGCTGGAAAACGCCGCCCGAACCGGCGTGGCTTTGGAGGCTACCGTTGTGGCCTCCCTTAAGGAAGCCCTTCCCACGTGGCAAAGGTTGCTGGTGAGAGGGCTTCCCCTGCCCAAAGGACCCGGAATCCATCCCTTCGCCGACCTGCTCCGGAGCGCCCCCCTCCCTGTTCCCGAGCCCCGGGGAGAGGAGGACCTGGCCGCCCTCCCCTATACGGGGGGAACCACCGGCCTGCCCAAGGGGGTTGAGATCACCCACGGGAACATCCTGGCGGCCCACCGCATGATCCAAAGCCTGAACCCCCTGGGCCGGGAAAGCACCATCATGGCCTTCCTGCCCTTCTACCACATCTACGGCCAGGTGGTCCTCCTCCTTGGGGGGCTTCTCTCCGGGGCCAGGCTGGTGGTCTTCTCCACCCCCGACCCCGACTGGATCCTCGAGGCCATGGTGCGCTACCGGGCCACCCACTTCTTCGGGGTCCCTTCCCTCTACGAGGTCCTCCGGGACCACCCCAAGGCCCACTGGGTGGACTGGCGACGGCTAGAGGTGGTGGTAAGCGGGGCCGACACCCTGCACGAGGCTACGGTGGAGGCCTTCAAGCGGCGCACGGGGAGGGAGATCGCCGAAGGGTACGGGATGACCGAAACCACCTCGGTGAGCCACATCAACCCCCGCGACCGGATAAAGCGGGGCTCTTTCGGCATCCCCCTGCCGGGCATCCGGGCCCTGGTGGTGGACCCGGAAACCTTGGAGCCCGTCCCCGTGGGGGAGGTGGGGGAGCTGGCCCTGGCCGGACCCAACGTGACCCGGGGCTACTGGCGGCGGGAGGACGAGAACGCTCGAAGCTTCTTTAGCCAAGGGGGCCTCCGCTTCTTCCGCACCGGGGACCTGGTGCGCATGGACGAGGAGGGGTATTTCCACTTCTACGACCGGGCCAAGGACATGATCAAGTACAAGGGCCGCCCCGTTTTCCCCCGGGAGATCGAGGAAGCCCTCCGCGCCCACCCCCTGGTGAAGGCCGCCGGCGTGGTGGGGGTGCCGGACCCCAAGGTAGGGGCCTACCCCAAGGCCTACGTGGTCCTGGAGACGGAGGCCCGGGGCAAGGTGACAGAGGAGGACCTCCTGGCTTTCCTAAAGGAACGCCTCGCCCCCTACAAGCTCCCCAAGGAGATCGAGTTCCGGGGGGAGCTGCCCAAAACGGATGTGGGCAAGGTATCGCGCCGGGAGCTCCGGGAGGAGGTCCAGGGTGGATCTGCTGCAGGCTGA